GCCGGCGCGCGCCAGCCGTGCAGCCCACAATGTGCCCAGGCTGCCGGCGCCGAGAATATGCCAGGTGGTCGACATCAGTTTGTACTCCGCAGGGTCGCTCACAGTGAATGGGACGAAAGAACCGCTATAATGCCCCGGCATTTTAGCTCGGGCGCGCTCCATCTCTACTGAGCCCGCCCCTTATATTGGAGAAATCACATGCCTTCGTTCGACGTGGTATCTGAACTGGACAAACACGAAGTCACCAACGCCGTCGAGAACGCCGTCAAGGAACTGGACCGTCGCTATGACCTGAAAGGCAAGGGCAGCTTCGAATTCAAGGAAAAGGAACTGACCGTCAACCTGACCGCTGAAGCCGATTTCCAGCTGGAAGCGATGATCGAGATCCTCAAGCTGTCACTCGTCAAGCGCAAGATCGACGCGCAATGCCTGGAAATCAAGGACGCGTACGCCTCCGGCAAGCTGATGAAGCAGGAAGTTATCCTCAAAGAGGGGATCGACAAAGAGCTGGCGAAGAAAATCGTCGCGCATATCAAGGACGCCAAGCTCAAAGTCCAGGCCGCCATCCAGGGCGAGCAGGTACGTGTCACTGGTAAGAAGCGTGACGACCTGCAAGAGGCCATCGCGGCCCTGCGCGCTAAGTCTTTCGATATGCCGCTGCAGTTCAATAACTTCCGCGACTGATCGCCCCAGGGAACCCGAGGGCGTTTTTGACGTCCCACGCCCCAACAATTGCGCCTACTCTTGAGCCCTACGGGGCTCAATTGCTTTAAGCGCCGACCGTCCATACACAGGAGAAAAGAAATGGACTTGAACGCTGAAGTGGATCACTTGATCAAGACCTCCCAGTCCTGGATCCCGATGATCATGGAATACGGCAGCCGGGTTTTGCTCGCCGTCATCACCCTGGCCATCGGCTGGTGGCTGATCAACAAGTTGACCCATCGTGTGGGCCGTCTGCTGGCGATACGCAACGCAGACCTGGCGTTGCAGCATTTCATCACCAGCCTGGCGAACATCATCCTCAAGATCATGCTGGCGATCAGTGTGGCGTCGATGATCGGCGTCGAAACCACATCGTTCGTGGCTGCGATCGCGGGCGCAGGCCTGGCCATCGGCCTGGCGTTGCAAGGCAGCCTGGCGAACTTTGCCGGTGGGGTGCTGATTCTGCTGTTCCGCCCGTTCCGTATCGGCGACTGGATCGAAGCCCAGGGCACCTCGGGCACCGTCGACAGCATTCAGATTTTCCACACGGTGCTGCGTACGGGCGACAACAAGACCGTCATTGTGCCGAACGGCATCCTGTCCAACGGCATCATCACCAATACCAACCGTCAGCCAACCCGCAAGGTGGTGTTCGACGTCGGTGTGGACTATGAAGCCGACCTGCAGAAAGCCCGCGACGTGCTGCTGGAGCTGGCCAAGGACCCACGTGTACTGGAAGATCCCGCCGCCGTGGCCGTGGTTTCGACCTTGGGCGATAGCTCGATCACCG
The sequence above is drawn from the Pseudomonas quebecensis genome and encodes:
- a CDS encoding YajQ family cyclic di-GMP-binding protein, whose amino-acid sequence is MPSFDVVSELDKHEVTNAVENAVKELDRRYDLKGKGSFEFKEKELTVNLTAEADFQLEAMIEILKLSLVKRKIDAQCLEIKDAYASGKLMKQEVILKEGIDKELAKKIVAHIKDAKLKVQAAIQGEQVRVTGKKRDDLQEAIAALRAKSFDMPLQFNNFRD
- a CDS encoding mechanosensitive ion channel family protein, which codes for MDLNAEVDHLIKTSQSWIPMIMEYGSRVLLAVITLAIGWWLINKLTHRVGRLLAIRNADLALQHFITSLANIILKIMLAISVASMIGVETTSFVAAIAGAGLAIGLALQGSLANFAGGVLILLFRPFRIGDWIEAQGTSGTVDSIQIFHTVLRTGDNKTVIVPNGILSNGIITNTNRQPTRKVVFDVGVDYEADLQKARDVLLELAKDPRVLEDPAAVAVVSTLGDSSITVSLRCWTKTADYWDVMFMLNEFARDRLKAAGIDIPFPQRVIRVMQEAAPK